CGCACCGCAGGTGCAGGATCTTCGCGCCGCACGCGGCCATCTCCAGCATCTCCTCGTAGGAGATGCGGTCGCGCTTGCGGGCGGTCGGGACGATCCGGGGGTCGGCGGTGAAGACGCCGTCGACGTCGCTGTAGATCTCGCAGACGTCGGCCTTCAGCGCCGCGGCGAGGGCGACGGCGGTCGTGTCGGAGCCACCGCGGCCGAGCGTGGTGATGTCCTTGCTCGTCTGGCTGACACCCTGGAACCCGGCCACGATCGCGATCGCGCCCTCGTCGAGCGCGGTCTGGATCCGGCCCGGCGTGACGTCGATGATCTTGGCCTTGCCGTGGGCGGCGTCGGTGATGACGCCGGCCTGGCTGCCGGTGAACGAGCGCGCCTCGTGGCCGAGGTTGCCCACCGCCATGGCGAGCAGCGCCATCGAGATCCGCTCGCCGGCGGTCAGCAGCATGTCCATCTCCCGGCCCGGGGGGAGCGGCGAGACCTGCTCGGCGAGGTCGATCAGCTCATCGGTCGTGTCCCCCATCGCAGAGACGACCACGACGACCTGGTTGCCGGCCTTCTTGGCGTCGACGATCCGCTGCGCGACGCGCTTGACGCCCTCGGCGTCGGCGACCGACGAGCCGCCGTACTTCTGGACCACGACACCCACGGGTGCTCCTGACGTGCGAGAAAGGCTGCGAACGCCTGCGATTCTACGGGCGTACGTCGGGCGTGCCCGGAGCGCCG
The nucleotide sequence above comes from Nocardioides massiliensis. Encoded proteins:
- a CDS encoding aspartate kinase translates to MGVVVQKYGGSSVADAEGVKRVAQRIVDAKKAGNQVVVVVSAMGDTTDELIDLAEQVSPLPPGREMDMLLTAGERISMALLAMAVGNLGHEARSFTGSQAGVITDAAHGKAKIIDVTPGRIQTALDEGAIAIVAGFQGVSQTSKDITTLGRGGSDTTAVALAAALKADVCEIYSDVDGVFTADPRIVPTARKRDRISYEEMLEMAACGAKILHLRCVEYARRYDMPIHVRSSFSLKDGTWITDQRDGDETMEQAIIAGVAHDRSEAKITVVGVPDKVGEAARIFEALADAQINIDMIVQNISAADTNLTDISFTVPHADGQAAMAALTRIQDTVGFSSLQYDDQIGKVSLIGAGMRSHPGVTAKFFTSLAEAGVNISMISTSEIRISVVVDEAQVDDAVAATHKAFDLDADDVEAVVYGGTGR